The genomic interval CAGCAGCGATGTGACTGCGTATCAACTTTACATGGTTGTTTCGGGCAAGGGAAAGGAGACAAGCTCGAGATGCGGAGCTTTCCAAATGGACAACCATCAAAGGGTCCCGTGTCACTGTCTCAAGCTCGAGCCAAGATCACGAGTCCATTTAGTAGACCAGAAATCCCCTAGTACCTGCCCGTTGGCACTACTGTGGGGTGTTAGTGCTGCAGCCACCGCTTCGTGCAgtgctgcttctgcttcggcatgttgttgttgatgtatATGCCCTTTGCCTTTCATAAGAACCATGGCCTCATTATTACCACAGCCACTCACAAGGGGCCCAAAAAGGTGGGAGACTCAAAAGGCGCAGGTCTAACGAAGGCGTCAAACGTCGCCGCGGACTCCACTGTTAACTTTGCTGCTCTTGGCCATGTGCAGAACAATAGTTTGTTGCCTGGTAACGCTAGCTCGGAGCTAATCCGATAACTCCGATAATCCCGGCATACACAATGGCGACCAAAACTGGTCACGTTTCCCATGAAGTCTTGGTTGAAACCTCGCCACGATGACGTCATTTATACCGGGGATTAATTTCCTTCTCATGGGATATAAATGTTATACATGCAGCGAGCTACGTTGTTGTTAGTACTTTCTGTTTAACATGACGTCATCATGACCAGTTGAAGGTCAAGCGTGTCCAGTCTGTCAGtagtgtactgtagttgagTGTGGTTGGAAGCATGTGCTATTTTCATGCACCATAGAGGCAACATGTCTCTCTACATTACTTGTAGGCCAACTCTCCGACCGGCTGTGTTATCTCTGGTGCCTACGAGATGCCCCATTTGAAAACGAacgttgtttttttttttttttttttatacattcatttaattataactttgccgtgaaagaataaccctttgaaatgaattgtacgcttacacgaattattactaattaaaaAACGTtttagtgtcatggtccaacttggcacgtacctAATTtcagtaaaaaaatcataaaaaaacctggtttCAGTCCTGTTGTATGTTGGTTCCACATAGCTTTCGCCGTGTTTGTTCGTTATCGgggaaaacgccactccagtctccagttctcttaatctcaatccttccattgccctcttATTTGCATTGCCTTTAAAACtttctccttgtggttcttttttctcattggtttggttctgcgtccccctgtggtgactacgcgCCCTGCTACGTTTTCTCTCGGGTGGCCCGGGCcgccttttacgcttgctactgtgtCTACTCTCCGCTCATCGTGAAGTGCTGGCGGGTTGTCCATCTAGAAAACCAatctgggcttccttcaggaattgaagcaaaccccgttggacatgtccccACTTGTTTAGGCCTttcctcaaacagctcgcACATCTATTTCAAGCAGCCTTGAGAGAGGCTTGCTTAAGGCTTGTTAACACACAGGCCTGCATAGATAAAATAACCGTAACAATGTAACTCGTGAGTTGACTGTAGGTGTTGCCATTTTTCCCTGTATCATTACTTGCgaaagtacatactatatTCACCCGTGTATACCACGACACCATGTCATGTCTGCATCAGGTGATGACCACACACGAACAAggactcgtacttgtaaaaAGGGCATGAGTTTCAAATGTTCAAAGTCGCTCATTCAGATGACACATGGGGGCCTCGGTTACTTTTACATGGTGGTAGCATTTCTCGCTTGTGCGAGCTTGATccttccttcttgttgttACGTTCACTATCCATCTCCTATTATAACCACCCAATTGAGTCTATAGAGCGGTTCGCATAGTATTTCGACCCCTGAATGAGCAAGAGCTTCGGCAACCCACCCAAAGCACATCATTATCATTCGACTCtcaaaagtacaagtaggtacTTCTAACCACTTGCTGTATTACCACaatcaacaccaccaaggctTTAACCTGTGTGTTACGGtaaactacttgtagtattATCATCATGAAGTTACCATTTGTCTCAGTTTTGCCAGAAATGGAGGCAACTTCTAGCTAAGTATATACGATCAGCCACTCATGTCTTATCCTGTAGATAAGCCACTTCAGGTAAAAACACCTCCTTGCAAGCACAGCCTTGTTAACAGCGCTGCCGCACTACAGTTTGCGCTTGTAGGTCGCGTAAGGAACGCTAACAACCTGTAGCTTTTGGCTTTGATGCTAACAGTACCTGATCCTGCCGTACCCAGCCTTGTTTGATATCGACAGAATTTTGAAACGCCCAGAATGTTGCTCTTATTTTACGCGAGCTCTTTTAGGCTGGACACACAGCCTCTCGATCGGGTCTTGATTTGAGGCATATCTTTGGCCGTGTTTCAAAATACATTCGGAGGCGTACATGATGAAAGAGCGATTATAATGAACTGGATGACATTggaagtacatacaatagTGCCTTGTAAGGAAAGTGGCTCAACGTCGAGCTCTTAACACCAGACGACAGCGACTCCAGTGTACCAATTAATCGAAATGCGAGCATACAtgatatactgtaccgcTAATTACTTCTACGATGGCTTACGTCTGATAAACTAAGAAGCTACAAGCATATCCGTTAATTCaaataaaaaacacaaTAAATTCATCTAATTAATACAAAAAATAACCGTCTACAATCGAGACTCAATCATAGGATCAAATCGAAGGTCCCAGACCAGCTCCAAAACGTCCCACATGTACTTGACATAAGAaatctccatcttgtcaAGAACACCGCCGTCTCCGCCCTTTCGCTGCTCCTCATCCACGTCTCGTTTGTTAGCAAGAGGCAGCATGATTCGGTTGACGCCAGCAAGATGAGCGCCAAGAAGTTTCTCTCGAATACCTCCAACAGGTAGAACACGGCCTCGAAGAGTCATCTCTCCAGTCATGGCAATAGAAGGAGGGATCGGCTTACCCATaaacagagacacaaaTGCAAGAGTCATGGCAACTCCAGCAGAAGGTCCATCCTTGGGGATAGCACCGGCGGGGGCATGCAAATGAATATCCACCTTGTCAAAGTCGGTGTCGATATgcagagcagcagcattgCTCTTGACCCACGAAAGGGCAATCTGCGCAGACTCCTGAATGACATCTCCAAGCTTTCCGGTGAGCTTGAGCTGACCCTTACCGGGCATCTGGGTGGCCTCAAACTTGAGAAGACCTCCATTACCAGTGCCCATGTAGGCCAGACCGTTGACAACACCGATGTGCGACGAgttgggctcctccttggcgtcctgAGCGTCCTCATCAGTGTAAACCTCCATTCCAAGGATGTCGGTGAGATTCTCAATGGTCACCACGGGATCGTAGGACGAGTGAGcacccttcttggcctcgtctACAACAGTAATCAGCTCACCGTCGTCGGCGGAGAGAGACTTGGCGTAGTCTACAGCCTTGGCTCGACACACAGCGCCAATCTTTCGCTCGAGGTTTCGAACGCCGGCCTCACGGGTGTACTTAGTGCAAATGTGAAGCAGAACGTCGTCGGGAATGACAACCTGgtcaacctcaagaccGTTGGCTTTAGTCTGCTTGGGGACAAGGTACTTCTTGGCAATATGAAGCTTCTCCATGTAGGTGTAACCCTCCAGGTGAACGGTCTCCATTCGGTCCAGAAGAGGAGCGGGAATGGTGTCGAGGTTGTTGGCGGTGGCAATGAAAATGCACTTGGACAGATCAACGGGGAAGTTGATGTAATGGTCTCGGAAAGTAGCATTCTGCTCGGGGTCCAGCACTTCCAGCATGGCAGCGGCAGGGTCCCCGTGGAAGTTTGCGCCTCCAATCTTATCaatctcatcaaggagaacgacAGGGTTGTTCACCCCGACCTGTCGAAGACCCTGAATGAACAGACCAGGCATGGCACCAACGTAGGTTCGTCGGTGACCTCTGATCTCGGACTCGTCTCGAACACCTCCGAGAGACAGCCGCTGGAACTTTCGGCCCAGAGCTCGAGCCACAGACTTGGCTAAAGAGGTCTTACCAACACCGGGAGGgccaaccagcagcagaatgggGGCTCGGTTGGAGTAGTCGATGGGCTTGGCCGAGTCGTCAAGCTGGCCGTTGGGGCcctcagaagaagcaacagcagcagtctccTCTTGAGCAACCTCAGACTCAGATCGCAGAGACTTGAGTCGCAGAACAGCAAGGTACTCCAAAAGACGCTTCTTGATATGAGAAAGACCGTAATGATCGTTGTCCAGAATGGTTCGAGCCTGGTCGACTGTCACAACAGTGTCTTCGGTACATTTGTCCCATGGCAGCTCGGCAATCGTCTCAAGGTAAGTTCTGCAGACTTGGTACTCAGCCTGAGTGGGAGGCATTCGCTTGATTCGCTTGAGCTCTCGGGATACCACCTTGTCGGCTTCTGGGCTCAGCTTGAGGCtctgcagcttctgggtGAGCTCCTTAAGATCATCGTCCTCTCCTCGGTCGTCGGTCTCTCCAAGTTCCTCCTGGATGGCTCGCATCTTCTGTCGAAGTAGGTACTCTCGCTGTTGCTTGTTCATTTTGGAGTCCACGGTCGAGTCGATCTTCTCGGTGATCTTCATCATGTCgagcttggtcttgagaatctcggAGCCCTTGGCAATTCGCTCGGGAATCGAGAAGGCAGCCAGAACCGCGATCTTGTCCTCAAAGTCGGTGGGGAGAATGGCCATGAGCAGATCAACCAGCATACCAGCGGTCTTTCGGGTATCTCGTGCCGATCCGGGGTTAGGACCCAGCTTGGTCAGCTGCTTCATAACAGAAGCGGCCACTGTGGTCTGCGAAGCCATAAGCTTGGAGAACTGCGTGGCATTACTCTTGGCGGCCAGATCGATAATTTCCTTAGCGGAGGCGTGCAACACCTCCAGCTGCGACAACTCGGTCTTGCTCCATGTGGGCTCCTTGTCACTGGACTCgtcagaagaggcagaCTCACCGTCCTCGTCAACTCGGACCTTGATTCGAGCTGTGGGCACTAGACCGGACTTGTCGACCAGCTGGCCCAGCTCCAAACGGGACAGACCCTCCACGACAATCTGGAAGTCCTCAGTACCAGATCGCTCAAACCGCACGATTCGACACACGGTTCCAAAGGAGTAGACAGAGGTATTGACCtcggtggagttggtgcCCAGCACGGGAGTCACGCTCTCACTGTCGTGGGCACCGGCCTCGTTGTTCTCGCcggtctccttgatctgcttCTGGGTAATGCGGGGTACGCAAGCAATGGTGATCAGACTTGCGTTTCTGTACCCGTCAGCAGAAGTTCGCTTGAGTTTGAAGAAGGcctgcagcttgttgacACTGCTCATTAGGTCTTGCGTGGCCTTGGAGTACGCCACGTCCTTATCTTTGGgcttctcaaacagcttgagCATGGCCACAGCGGTCTCCTTACTCAAGCCCACCTTCATGCTCACACCGGGCAGCACAACTGTGTCGGCCGGCAGAGTCAGCAGAGGTAGAGTTGCGTCCATAATATCGTAGTTTTGTGTAACTAGTGTTGTAGTGTCGTAGTTGGTTCTGTACTTCGACGCCTGATACTCACTGTCGCGTGGTGTCGTACTTATATGTTCCAACCGAGGTAGTCGATAACAAACCCAAAGCAACGTTCTGAAACTTTAACGCTCTGATTCATGTGATAGCCCTGGAAGCCACGATGTAGAGTTGATAGGGGTAACGGGGGATTTGCATAGATCGTGGATACCAAGGGGTCTCTACGAGCCATTTCCGGGCGGTTTTTAGATCCAAAAGCAAACATTGTAGTACAAGTTTAGCCCGCAATAGACGGTGGCAAACCCACTGAAGAATGCCTAAAGCACACCATCGGCAACCTAACGGAGCTGCATCTGAGATGACTTTCAAGTCCGCAATATTTTGGAGCTTGCAGAAAAATAAACACAAAGAAATGCTTGTCCCGCCCGTGCCATTTCAGAAAGCTTCTCAAGTTGTCTCTCAGCCCGCCATTAGTCTATCTACAACGCCACCAGCTTATCGCTCAAAGTTGGGCCCTTCGAAACTGTATTTGAGGGGGGTGGTGAGGATGTCCGTAGATTTTGAGACACTAAGCGAGAAAAATTTCGATTCGGAATAATCGGAATAGCTTAAGAGAGAACAGAGAAATAACTTgagaattttttttttgtgtttaCAGCCTCCCCATCACAAAAATACATCACCTTGGCTCTTGTACTTTGCTCCCGACCTTGCGTGGTGCATGTACTGATTTGCAGTGCATTAAAGTGGGGAGAGGGTGCAGGCAGATGAGCCGACTGCACTAGTGGGCTCTTTGTTGGACTAGCGCGGTATAGTTGAACTTAATTGGAGTTTTTAATTGAACTTCCAACTAAACGGCTAACTAAGGGTCCGAGACGTTAACTAAACTTAACAGATTCTCATGGGGTAAGAATATAATTGACGTTCCGACGGTAGAGGGAACAGCACTGCTGATTCATCGGTTTAATAGAGACTCTCACATCAACCAACACCAGCAACCGAGTCAAACAACTTGTCTCAAAATCCTCGTAACCATAATGCTGAGACCTAGCTCAAAGGATATCTTCAAGGCGTTTTTGAGCACTTATTTGCCACCTTCCGAAGGAAAAAGAACCCGGGTATCTCATTAAACGATCCCGCCTTTTCCTTGTCACTTTTTTCCCCTTTCAGGAAGCCGTAGCCTTCCATTACTGCATGCTTATCCCTGCACTccatctacttgtagaaggtTCACGAACACAATAGTTGAGTCTCGGAAAAAACTCGACCAACAAATACTGTATTAGTCCCAACCTAATCAAGGTCGGGGTTCTAGATGCTTCTgacaacaccatcacctGCCACACCACATCAAGGCGTTGACAACATAATGCCAACATCACAAGACTGATCTGATTCACCCCGAGAAAAGATATCCAGAGCTAGATTCCCCACAAACTCGCTAATGCACAGAAATCACGCTTGACATGTGAGTCTAAGTGAATCCATTTGAAGAGGACCACcgaggtacttgtacttgttgtacTCGCAGTGAGATGGATACCGCACGCAAGCAACAAGACATACACAGAGTATCTCAAGATCTGGTTGCAATGGCATCTCAATAACTGCACTACTTGCACTATCTCtacgacacaaacactaGGCAATACCCACTATTCGAGATACCTCCTCATAAATATTCTTGGTGGGAAGCAACGTCGTCTCCGGTGGCGTGGTGGGTGTCATGACAGTGTAGATCAATACAACCAATGTCCCAGGATTCTTTCGGTGGGTACGAACACTTTGGGAAACCGGCGGCGTGACCATCGAAAGttcgagagagagagagagagagagagagatgtCAGATGGAGAAAGCCGGAGTTCAATAGTTGGGGGTAAGCTGTAGGCACCATCTGATAGTTGAGGTTAATGCTACCAAAAAGGGGCTTGGAGGGGACAATTGAGACCCGAGTAGTCATTCCAGAATGCTTAAAGGGAGTGGCGACACTTTTGTGAAATTCTGAATGCATCTTGCGACGTGAATAGTTCACCGAAGTAAAACAGTGATAGTTGTTAATGCCAGAAGTTCAAATACTTGTTCTATTATTTACTGTAACATCTATATTTCCTTTTTCTTAGCATGTTGTAGCGGCGATCACCCTTCCAACATTTGAATAATCCAATCTCAGTTGATAGAGGAAAGATACCTTTTTACAGTAACAACTTCAgtaattacagtacatacagtaatatATGCTGTATAGCCTACTCTACGTATATATAATTCGTCAGACACAATCTACAATCTCAGAAAGAGGGGAGGGACAATGGTCCAAACGTATTTACCCGAGAGGTTCTGCTTAATGCTTACAGTATATCCTCTTACTATATATCTATCAAAGGGTCGGCTGGAGAGATACCTAAACTGTGGAGGTTCCACGTCCTACTTCCTTTCTGACTGCGAGTCAGATCTACAGAACTCCGACTACCCTGAATGCTCTTGCGGcggctctggatcttctgTCTGGGAATCTGGCTTTTATCCCAACGGTCTGGCTTACTAGCACATGGGTTCTGGACCTGGACTCTTTGAGCTCCTAGTGGCACTGACTTGTTTCAGCCCGATTCTCGTAACATTTGTAGCTCCTATTGGCTTCATAGCGCTTAGTGGCTGAACAAGGTGTTGATTCTTACAGATTGGCACTGGCCCATATCATCACTCAAATTGCGATGACATCATCGTATAACCGAATTCGTGCGGGCCTGACTTAACGTATCTTAGTCAATTAAACGTCTCCAGCTCTTGTGGCAGGTGGATCtcaccacaaacagctccagcaagCTTTTTAGCGTTGCCAGAATTGAGTGTTTGTGTGGCATCTTGTCGGTCGGAGGCTCTGAAGAGATCTTTACTCTGGTGGTCTGGCAAGATTGATCTAACGCTAAGGCAGTCTTGAAAATACCTACACCAGCCAGGATTGTCTCAATATCTTATCGCCCAGCATCTCCCGAAAACAGTCGAGTGTATGGACAGATACCATGGTCTTCTGGTACTGTCAATGGGGAGCATCAAGGatggggggggggttgAACTGCTCAAATATACCATAAATATTGTGTTTTTGAGTTTGGAGATTTTCAAATAGGGAAGTTTTTAAAATACCTAACATAAATAAGGACTAGCTAAATAGATCAAAAGGTATAGAGAGCGTAGccgagtacatacaattGTACAACA from Yarrowia lipolytica chromosome 1F, complete sequence carries:
- a CDS encoding uncharacterized protein (Compare to YALI0F23595g, weakly similar to uniprot|P36775 Saccharomyces cerevisiae YBL022c PIM1 ATP-dependent protease mitochondrial), yielding MDATLPLLTLPADTVVLPGVSMKVGLSKETAVAMLKLFEKPKDKDVAYSKATQDLMSSVNKLQAFFKLKRTSADGYRNASLITIACVPRITQKQIKETGENNEAGAHDSESVTPVLGTNSTEVNTSVYSFGTVCRIVRFERSGTEDFQIVVEGLSRLELGQLVDKSGLVPTARIKVRVDEDGESASSDESSDKEPTWSKTELSQLEVLHASAKEIIDLAAKSNATQFSKLMASQTTVAASVMKQLTKLGPNPGSARDTRKTAGMLVDLLMAILPTDFEDKIAVLAAFSIPERIAKGSEILKTKLDMMKITEKIDSTVDSKMNKQQREYLLRQKMRAIQEELGETDDRGEDDDLKELTQKLQSLKLSPEADKVVSRELKRIKRMPPTQAEYQVCRTYLETIAELPWDKCTEDTVVTVDQARTILDNDHYGLSHIKKRLLEYLAVLRLKSLRSESEVAQEETAAVASSEGPNGQLDDSAKPIDYSNRAPILLLVGPPGVGKTSLAKSVARALGRKFQRLSLGGVRDESEIRGHRRTYVGAMPGLFIQGLRQVGVNNPVVLLDEIDKIGGANFHGDPAAAMLEVLDPEQNATFRDHYINFPVDLSKCIFIATANNLDTIPAPLLDRMETVHLEGYTYMEKLHIAKKYLVPKQTKANGLEVDQVVIPDDVLLHICTKYTREAGVRNLERKIGAVCRAKAVDYAKSLSADDGELITVVDEAKKGAHSSYDPVVTIENLTDILGMEVYTDEDAQDAKEEPNSSHIGVVNGLAYMGTGNGGLLKFEATQMPGKGQLKLTGKLGDVIQESAQIALSWVKSNAAALHIDTDFDKVDIHLHAPAGAIPKDGPSAGVAMTLAFVSLFMGKPIPPSIAMTGEMTLRGRVLPVGGIREKLLGAHLAGVNRIMLPLANKRDVDEEQRKGGDGGVLDKMEISYVKYMWDVLELVWDLRFDPMIESRL